In Sedimenticola thiotaurini, the following proteins share a genomic window:
- a CDS encoding FixH family protein: MTEKQSPWRNPWVQGWIGLLVVFLMANGVMIYLALTNNPGLVVDDYYERGQDYEKNMLKRQARDPGWEMKVIAPERVDVGIPARYGVRITGSDGYPVAPDLVTFYAYRPANSKLDFSIPMEATDSGVYEANVSFPQLGVWDILISAKHGDDEYNLPYRVSAGVN, translated from the coding sequence ATGACTGAAAAGCAATCTCCCTGGCGCAATCCGTGGGTACAGGGCTGGATCGGATTGTTAGTGGTGTTTCTGATGGCCAACGGGGTGATGATCTACCTGGCGCTGACCAACAACCCAGGGCTGGTGGTGGATGACTACTATGAGCGTGGGCAGGATTATGAAAAGAACATGCTCAAACGGCAAGCTCGTGATCCCGGCTGGGAAATGAAAGTGATTGCTCCCGAGCGCGTCGACGTCGGCATTCCGGCCCGTTATGGTGTTCGGATTACTGGTTCAGACGGCTATCCGGTAGCCCCCGATTTGGTCACTTTCTATGCCTATCGGCCGGCCAATTCAAAATTGGATTTTTCCATCCCAATGGAAGCTACCGATTCCGGCGTCTATGAAGCCAATGTCAGCTTCCCCCAACTGGGCGTGTGGGATATTCTTATCAGCGCGAAGCATGGGGATGATGAATATAATCTGCCGTACAGGGTTAGTGCGGGCGTCAACTAA